GAGTTTGACAGCTCCGGGAGTGACTTGAGAATCCGTGTTGTGAACCGCTCAAGGTCAACAACAGGAAACTCAAGAAATGAACGAATATGAGAGTCTTAACCATACGAAGTAGGAATGCAAATATCATGTAGTGTTCATCCCGAAATACCGGCGCAAGGCACTCTATGGGTCGCTGCGCAAGCACTTGAGCAGTCTGTTCCGGGAATTGGCGCGGCACAAGGAAAGTGAGATTGGGGAAGGGCACCTGATGGTCGATCATGTGCACATGCTGCTGTCGATACCGCCGAAGTACTCGGTGTCGCAAGTGATGGGGTATCTGAAGGGAAAGA
This DNA window, taken from Candidatus Angelobacter sp., encodes the following:
- the tnpA gene encoding IS200/IS605 family transposase is translated as MFIPKYRRKALYGSLRKHLSSLFRELARHKESEIGEGHLMVDHVHMLLSIPPKYSVSQVMGYLKGK